The Micromonospora siamensis genome contains the following window.
GGCGGCCGAGGACCCGAAGGTCGTCGCGCAGATCTCCTCGATGACCGGGTTCTTCTTCGGCGGCGGCGACCAGTACCGCTACGTCACGACGATGACCCGCGGCGACGCGCAGCGGGACACCCCCGCCCTGGCGGCGGTCCGGCGCAAGCTCCGTGAGGGCGCCGTGGTCGCCGGCACCAGCGCCGGCGCGCAGATCATGGCCGGCCGCGACATGATCACCGGTGGCTCGGTCGACCCCGGCCTGCGGGACGGCGCGAAGCCGGGCTACTTCGACGACTCGTCCGTGCTGGGCTACCTGCCCAAGGGTGGCTTCGGCTTCTTCACCGCCGGCCTGGTCGACACCCACTTCTCCCGGCGCGGCCGGGAGGCCCGCTCGATCCGGCTCGCCGTCGACACCCACCACCAGCGGGTCTTCGGCCTCGACGAGAACACCGCGCTGGAGGTGACCGGCGTCGGCGGGCGGGCCCAGTCGCTGCGGGTCCTCGGCCAGCGCGGGGTCAGCGTGCTCGACCTGCGCCGGGCCCGGGTCACCGACAACGCCGGGGTGTGGGGCGTCGAGGGCGTCCGGTGGAGCCGGCTCACCGCCGGTGACGCGTACCGGGCCAACGGGTGGCGGCCGGTCCTCGCCGCCGGCAAGACCCGGGTGACCGGGACCGACGGACCGTGCACGGTGCCGCCGTCGGACGACGTGTTCTACGACTACGGGCTGGTCGGGCTCGCCGAGGGGCTGGCCGAGCAGGCCGGCTGCGACGCGGTGCACGGCACCTCGTACGAGAAGGACCCGCAGTGGGCCGCCGAGCTGACCCGCGGGAAGGGCTTCGCCGCGTACCGGGGCAGCGGCGTGCCGCTGTCGTTCACCGGCGTGGTGATCGGCATCAGCCCCGCCTGACCGGACCGACCGGGGCTCCCCGCCACCCCGGCGGGGAGCCCCGGCGCGTTCAGGCGCCGCCGAAGGCCTGCTGGGCCGCCTCCATCGCCTTGAGCCGGGTGCCGGCCACCGGCCCGAGCCGGTCGATCACCGCCGCCACCACCGTCTCGACCAGCGCCAACGACGGCACGAAGCTGTCGTACGCCGACGGCGACTCGACCCGGCTGGGCAGCACCACCTCGGCCAGTCCGGCCACCGGGGAGAGCCACCGGTCGGTGAAGAGCACCACCTTGGCGCCCCGCCCGGTCACCTCCCGCGCCAGCTCCAGCGTCGGCTCCTCGTAGCGGCGGAAGTCGAAGAGCGCGAACAGGTCGCGGCGGCCCACGTCGACCAGCATGTCGGTGCGCTCCACCGGGGTACGCGGCAGCAGCCGGCTCCCGCCGCGTACCTGCATCAGGTGCAGCACCAGATAGTGGGCGAGCAGTCCGGAGAACCGGCCCCCGGCGGCGGTGACCCGCAGCTGCTGGTCGGCGAGGAGGCGTACCGCCGCGTCCAGCTCGCCCTGGGGCAGCTCGGCGAGGGTCCCGGCGACCGCCTCGGGCAGGGTGGCGGCGGCCCGCGGCAGCGCGCCCTCCGGCGGCACCCCGGTCCGCTCGGCGGCCCGGTACGCGGTCAGCGGCGACGCCTCCCGCTCGGCCAGCTCGTCGCGGAGCGCCCGCTGGAACTCGGGATAGCCGCCGAAGCCGAGCCGGGACAGGAAGCGCAGCACGGTCGGGGCGCTGACCTCGGCCCGCTCGGCCAGTGCGGCGACGGTGCCCAGGCCGGCCGCCGGATAGGAGGCGAGCAGGGCCCGGGCCACCCGGCGCTCGGCCGGACTGCACTCACCCAGCCGCTGCCGGATCAGCGCGGCCACGCCCACGGCGTGCGGCTCGTGCGGTTGATCAGTCGACACCGGGTGAGCGTAACCGGGCGCGCACCGGGGGCCGGCCCGCCGTGGACGCGCCCCGCCCCCGGCGCGCGGTATCGCGGCACCGGGGGCGGGCCCAGGGGGCTGGGTCTTCAGGACTTCGTCACGGTGCAGGCGTAGTCGGCGGTGCCGGAGCCGGTGTACGCCTCGACGTCGACGTAGTAGGTGGCGCTGCCCGAGGCGGTCCGGGTGAGGGCGGCCGACTCGTCGGTGCCCGCCCCGTCGTTGACCGAGCGGGTGACCGTGCTGCCCTTCGCGTCGAGCAGGTACAGGTCGGCGTCGTACGCGGTGGGCACCGCGCAGCTCACCGAGAGGGTCTGCCCGCTGTTCACGGTCAGCGCGTAGTAGTCCCGGTCGGTGCTGGCCTTCATGTCCCCGGTGAGGGTGGCCGGGAAGGTCAGGCCGGCGACGTTGTTGGCCGCGCTGCGGGAGTCGTTCGGCTCGACCTCGGTGTAGCTGCTCCCACCGGTCGGCGGCGGGGGCGGCGGGGTGGTCGAGCAGTCGGTGACCGGGGTGCCACTGTAGAGGCTCGCGCTGGGCACGCCGGCGTTGACGCTCTTCAGGTAGTAGCCGCAGGTGGGCCGGTTGGCGAAGTCGTACGTCTGGCCGCTGGTCAGCTTCCAGATCTTGAAGTTGGAGTAGGTCAGCGGTTGCCCGGAGACGGCCACCTCGGGCTGGTGGTCGCCGAGCACCACGTACGCGCTGGGCCCGCTGAGGGTGGCCAGCCCGGCCTTGTCGATGTAGAGCGATGCGCCCTCCTCGACGCCGACGCCCCACGCCTTGCCGCCGGTGGCCAGCCCGTCCTTGAGCGCCCGGGCCACGAAGGCCATGGTCCGGCCCATCCGGTCCCGGGTGACGAAGTGCGAGTCGTTGATGGTGTTGGCGTAGTTGGGCCAGCGGAACATGCCGGTGGTGAAGGTCAGCGACCGGTCGTACGGGTTGGCCAGGGCGGTGGCCGAGGTGGCGCTGGCGGTGCAGGCGTCGTACACGATGTCGCTGTTGATGTGGTGCCCGGCGCTGCCGCCGCCGACCCCGCCGCCCTTGGCCACGACGGACTCGACGGACGCCTCCAGCGCGGTGCCCTTCCAGGCCACGTAGTTGCACTGGTTGCCGCCGGCGAAGTAGACGAACTCCGCGTTGCGGATGTCGGCGTTGACCTGGCTGTCGTTGCCGTCGCGGGCGGCGGTCAGGGTGAGCGTGGTGCAGGAGTTCACCCCGGCCAGGCCGGTGATCACGTCGCACTCCGGGGTGCCGGTGCCGGAGCCGGCGATGATCACCACGTCGATCGAGCCGGTGCCGCCCCGGATCGCGTCGATCGCCCGGGTCATGGTCGCGGTGACGATGCCGCCGGAGCCGTTCATCGTGTACGCCGGGCCGGACCAGGCGGTCCGCGAGACGTCGGCGGTGTTGCCCTGGCGGACCCGGGTGACCTGGGCCTGGGCGGCGGTGACCCCGATCGGGGCGAGGGTGAGCAGGGCGCTCGCGGCGGCCGTGACGGCGAGCCGGCGGCGGTTGCGGGAAGGGGACATGGGCACCTCCGAGGGGCCACGGATCGATGAAACAGAAGTTACATCCATTAAGTTCACTGGTCTAGAAGTAACTTCTGTTACATCGGCGTGACGACCTGGTTCCGCGGCGGGCGGCGGGCCGGTGCGTTACAGAAAACTGTAACCCCATCGAAATCGTAACGTGGGTTACAGTCCGGGGGCTGGATCGTTCTGGCCCCCGGAAGGACACCCCATGCGCATCCGACACTTCGCCCTGCTCGGCGCGGCCACCGCGCTGCTCGCCACCACCGCCGCCTGCGGCGACTCCTCCTCCACCGCCGGCTCCGGCGACGAGATCAAGCCGGTCTCGGTCACCGTCGAGGGGGTCGGCGAGGTCACCACCGACACCGCCCTCGCCGGCAAGGTGCCCGCCGACGTCCGCGGCCGGGGCACCCTCACCGTCGCCACCAACGCGCCCTACCAGCCGTTCATCGACTTCAAGGTCGAGGGCAAGAACGACGCCTTCAAGGGCCTCGACTACGACCTGTTCCAGGCCGCCTCCGCCCGGCTCGGCCTCAAGGCCACCTTCACCCAGCAGCCCTTCGACGGCCTGGTCCCCGGCCTCCAGGCCGCCAAGTACGACGCCATCGCCGGCGGCATCACCGACAAGAAGGAACGCCAGCAGGTCGCCACCTTCGTCGACTACTCCGCCTCCGGCACCGGCTTCCTCGTCAAGACCGGCAACCCGCTCGCCGTCAAGACCGTCGCCGACCTCTGCGGGCGCAAGGTCGCCGTGCAGAAGGCCAGCAACCAGGCGAAGAACCTCGCCACGTACGCCAAGGACAGCTGCGCCGGCAAGGCCATCGACATCAAGGAGTACCCGGAGAACCCGCAGGCGGTGCAGGCGCTGATCGCCGGCAACGTCGACGTGGTCGCCGCCACCAAGGTCAACCTGGTCGACACCGCCGCCTCGCTGACCGGCAGGGCCGAGCTGGTCGAGGACGCCTCCGCCCCCAACGGCTGGCTGGCCAGCCCCAACGGCTTCGGCTTCCTCAAGGCCAACAAGGAGCTCGCCGAGGCGTACCGGGCCGCCGTGCAGTCCCTGATCGACGACGGCACGTACACCAAGATCCTGGCCCAGTGGAAGCAGGAGCCGATCGCGATCAAGCAGGCCACCATCGACCAGGCCATCGACTGACCCGAGCGGACCACCACCCCTGATCAGCGGTCGCCGGGCGCCCTCCGCATCCGTGAGGGCGGGCCCGGAGAGGCGCCCGGCGACCGCCGCACCGTTTCCGTTCGCGACCGCGGGCTCCGCAACGCCGCGGACCCCGCCGCTGGAGGCACCGCAATGACGAGCGACACCGACACCGTACGGGTGGTCCCCGTCCGGCACTACGGGCGCTGGGCGACCGCGCTGCTCGTGGTCGGACTGGCCGCCCTCTTCCTCCGGGCGCTGTTCGACAGCCCCAACCTGGAACCCGGCACCGTCCGGGAGTACCTGTTCAAGGACTACGTCCTCGACGGCGTGGTCACCACGCTCTGGCTCACCCTGCTCGCCATGGTGCTCGGCACCGTCGGCGGCGTGCTGCTCGCCGTGATGCGGCTGTCGGCCAACCCCGTGCTGCGCGGCGTCTCCTGGGCGTTCATCTGGGTCTTCCGGGGCACCCCGCTGCTGGTCCAGATCATCTTCTTCGGCTTCCTCGGCGCGCTCTTCCCCAGGCTCACCCTGACCGTGCCGTTCACCGGGACCGTCCTGTTCGACAAGCCGACCAGCGTCGTGGTCACCGGCACCGTCGCCGCCGTGCTGGCCCTGTCCCTCAACGAGATGGCGTACGCCGCCGAGGTGATCCGCGGCGGCATCCTCGCCGTCGACGGCGGACAGACCGAGGCCGCCGCCGCCCTCGGCATGAGCCCCGCGCTCACCCTGCGCCGGGTGGTGCTGCCCCAGGCCATGCGGGTGATCATCCCGCCGATGGGCAACGAGACCATCACCATGCTCAAGTCCACGGCGCTGGTCTCGATCATCGCCGGCCGGGACCTGATGACCGCCGTGCAGACCGTCTACCAGAACAACTACAAGGTGATCCCGCTGCTGGTCGTCGCCGCGATCTGGTACCTGGCCCTGGTGAGCCTGCTCTCCGCCGGCCAGTGGCTGATCGAGCGGCGGTTCGGCCGCGGCTTCGCCCGGGGAGGCGTCCGATGACCGTCACCGAGCAGACCCCCGTGACCGCCACCCGGCCGATGGTCCGGGCCGAGGGCGTGGTCAAGCGGTACGGCCCGATCGAGGTGCTCAAGGGCATCGACCTCGACGTCGCCCCCGGCGAGGTGAGCTGCCTGCTCGGCCCCTCCGGGTCCGGCAAGTCGACGTTCCTGCGCTGCATCAACCACCTGGAGCGGATCGACGGCGGCCAGCTCTCCGTCGACGGGGAACTGGTCGGCTACCGCCGCCACGGCGGGAAGCTCCACGAACTCAAGGCCCGCGAGGTGGCCCGCCGCCGCCGCGACATCGGCATGGTCTTCCAGCGGTTCAACCTCTTCCCGCACCTCACCGCGCTCGGCAACGTCGTCGAGGCCCCGGTACGGGTGCTCGGCACGCCCCGCGACAAGGCCCGGGACGAGGCGATGCGGCTGCTGGACCGGGTCGGGCTGGCCGACAAGGCCGGCAACTATCCGGGGCAGCTCTCCGGCGGGCAGCAGCAGCGGGTGGCGATCGCCCGGGCGCTGGCCATGCACCCCAAGCTGATGCTCTTCGACGAGCCCACCTCCGCGCTCGACCCGGAGCTGGTCGGTGAGGTGCTGGACGTGATGAAGGGGCTCGCCGCCGAAGGCATGACGATGATCGTGGTGACCCACGAGATGGGCTTCGCCCGCGAGGTCGCCGACTCCGTCGCCTTCCTCGACGGCGGGGTGGTGGTCGAGGCCGGCCCGCCGGCCGAGGTGCTGGGCAACCCGCGGCACGACCGCACCCGCGCGTTCCTGGACAAGGTGCTCTGATGGGCCCGCTGCTGGCGGCGGCCGGGGACCGGCTGGCTGCGTACCACGACCGGCTGGCCCGACTGGTCGCCGTGGACTCCGGCTCCGGCCACGTCGAGGGGCTGCGCGCCGCCGCCGACCTGGTGCAGACCTGGTGCCTGGCCGCCGGCATGGCGGTCGAACGGGAGGCGGTCGCCGACCCCGACGGCCGGCCGCTCGGTGACGTGCTGGTCGCCCGGCACCGGGGTCGCGGCACCCGCCGGATCCTGCTCGCCGGTCACCTGGACACGGTCTTCCCACCCGGCACGGCCGCCGCCCGGCCGTTCCGGGTGCAGGACGGCCGGGCGTACGGGCCGGGGGTCAGCGACGACAAGGGCGGCCTGCTGGCCGGGCTCGCCGCCGTCGAGGTGCTCACCGCGCTGGGCCTCGACGGGTACGCCGAACTGGTGCTGGTCTGCACCCCGGACGAGGAGATCGGGTCGACCGGCAGCCGCCCGCTGCTGCGTACCCTCGGGGCCGAGGCCGACGTGGCGCTCTGCCTGGAATGCGCCCGCGACAACGGTGACCTGGTCTCCGCCCGCAAGGGCGTCGCGGACCTGGAGGTGACCCTGCGGGGCCGGGCCGCGCACGCCGGCATCGAACCGGAGCGGGGCGCCAACGCGCTGCTCGCCGCGGCCCGGCTGACCGTCGCGCTGGACGCCCTCAACGGGCGCTGGCCCGGCGTCACCGTCAACGTCGGCCTGCTGGAGGCCGGTGGCCGGCCCAACGTGGTCGCCGACCGGGCCCGGCTCCTGATCGACCTGCGCGCCTGGCGCACCGGCGAGTACGAGGCGGCGCTGGCCGAGATCCGCCGGCTGGTCGCCGCCCCGATGGTCTCCGGGGTCCGGGGCGAGCTGGCCGTGCACGCGCCCACCCCGCCCTGGGAGCCCGGCGCCCGCGGTCGGCGGTTGACCGAGCTGGCCGGCAAGGTAGGCGCCGGCATCGGCCTGCCGGTGTCGCACACCGCGACCGGTGGCTGTGCCGACGCCAACCTGCTCGCCGAGGCGGGCGCTGCCGTGCTCGACGGGCTCGGCCCGGTCGGCGGGGACGACCACAGCCCCGCCGAGTGGCTGGACCTGGACTCGGTGGTGCCGCGCGTCGCCCTGCTCGCCGGCCTGGTCGACGAGGTGTGCCGGCCGGGTCAGGAGCTGTAACCGCGGCCGGCGATCCAGTTGGCCAGCTCGGTCACGTCCATCCAGTACTCCGGCTCGTTCGGGCTGGCCGGGTCGGCGATCAGCACCGTGTCGCCGTCGTCCTTGTACTCCACCACGGTCAGGTAGTGGCCCGGGTAGCTGTGCTCGACGCCGTCGACGTCGAGTGCGCCGCCCAGGATGTTGGCGACCACCGGCCGGCCCTGGTCGACCGCCGACCGCACGTCGGCCCGCAGCCGCTCGACCTGCTCGCGGGTCGCCACGTCGTCCCGGATCTCGGTGGTCCGGTACTTGCCGCCGGTGTACTCGTTGAGCACCCGGGTGATGTCCAGCGCCGAGTCGGTGCCGTTCTCGGTGGTGCCGAGCTTGCGGGCCAGCTCGTCCTGGCTGACCTCCCTGCCCTCGGCGGACAGGGCGATCCGGGTCGAGGCGGGGCCGCAATAGAAGAAGTTCGGCTGTGCCTGGTACTCGTAGCCGGCGCGGCGCTCGCCCTTGCCGCTTTTGGCGTCCTTGCTGCTCTTGGCGTCCTTGCTGCTCTTGGCGTCCTTGGTCGCGGTGACCGGCTTGGCCGTGGCGGGCGCGGCCTGCGCGGCCACCGCCGGTCCGGCGAGCACGCCGCCGGACACCAGCAGGCCGGCGACGGAGAGCATGCCGTTACGGAAGATCGGGTTCATTCGCGAAGCTCCATTCGGGGGTTTGCCGCCCGGCCGGGTTCGTGGGCGCGGGCACAAGCACCGGGAAGGGCGCTCGACGTGCAGGGTCGTGACGAGCCGGGTCCGGCCGCCATTGGTGAGGCACAACGGCCAGCACCGGAGGATGATTCCGCCGGTGCCCGGTGCCCGGTGCCCGGTGCCCGGTGCCCGGTGCCCGGTGCCCGGTGCCCGGTGCCCGGTGCCCGGTGCCCGGTGCCCGGTGGGTTGCGCTGGCGGCGTCCTGACCCGAGAGGGTCGCTCCGCGCCTACAGACTTGAGAGCGCCGACGACTCACCGGTGCGGGTGTCGGCGGCGGGGAGTGCGGGTGCTTTACCGGCTCGGCCGGCGCCTCCTGGCCGCTTCGAACCGGACACGAACGCCCCGACCGCCCAACCGGTGATCTCCGTGATCCAGCTGCGCTCTCAAGTCGGTAGGCGGCCGGGAGGCATCCATCCCTCGGTCAACGCGCGCAAAGGGCCTCGCCCTAGCCGCGTTGATCAAGAAGTTTTGGACCCGTCGAGGCCCGGTTCCTGACCAAAACTTCTTGATCAACGGGCCGTAGCCGACCAGCCGGGCCGTTGGCCGACCAGCCGGGCCGTTGGCCGGCCAGCTGGGTCGTGGCCGGCCAGCCGGGCGGCGGGGAGGGCTGCGGGCGGTCAGTCGGGCAGCGGGGCGAGGCTGCCGAGCAGCCGGGTGACGGCGATCTCGATGACCACCCGCTGCGGGTTCGGGCGGGGCTGCCGGTAGCGCTCGGCGTACCGGCGTTCGGCCTCGGCCACCGCCTCCGGATCGGTCCGGAGCACCGCCCGCCCCTCCACCGTCAGCCACCACCGGCCGTCGACCTGGCAGACCGCCACCGGCGTGCCGTCCGGGCCGGCCGCCGCTACGTGGCGGGCCTTGGCCGAGGAGCCCGAGGTGATCACCCGGGCCAGCCCGGCCTCCGCGTCGAAGGTCACCCCCACCGGTACGACGTGCGGGGTGCCGTCGGCGCGCAGGGTGGTCAGCGTGGCGAGGTGTCGTGCCCGGAAGAACGCGGTGACCCGTTCGTCCCGTGGGTCCAACCGGTGGTCGCCCGCCATGTTCCGTCCCCTGTCCTCAGGTCAGCGGCCGGATGTCCGGCCCGACCCGATCATGGCACGGGGCGGCGGAGCCGGTCCGGCTGCGGCGGCAGGTCCTGACCGCCGGGCAGCCGCCCCTCGGCGCGGCGCCGGTGGACCAGCCGGGTGAGGAAGATCAGCGCCCCGGCGAGCACGCCCAGGTCGTCCAGGTAGATCGGATCGGGGAGCAGGTCCACCGGGGAGATCGTGTAGATCAGCGCGCCGTAGAAGGCCACCTTGCCGCCCACCCCGAGCGCGCCGAGCATCCGCCGGGTGCGGACCACCCGGACCGCGAGCAGCACCGCGCCGACCAGGGCGGCGGCCAGCACCACCCCGGCGATCACCAGCAGCCACGTGCGGTCCATACCGTCACGCTAGCCGAGCCCGGCCGCCACCGCCGGTCGCCCGCCGAGTCCCCGGGGTGACGGACCAGTCCCGCCGGCTGCCGGGTCCCAGGAAGGTCAGCCCACCCGCGCCTGTGCTCCGGGAGGTCGGACCGACCGTCACCAGGCGGCGACCGCGGCCCGGCCCGAGGCCACCGGGGTCAGGTCCCGGGTGTTCCCCTCCACCGTCCGCCGGACCGCCGGGCCCAGGTCAGCGGTGGCGTCGGCCGCCCGCCGCAGGTCGGCGAGGAGCGACACCGGCTCGGCTTCCGGCGTACGCCCGGCTGCCCGCTGGACCTCCTGGCGGAGGCTGCGCGCGGCGGCGGCGGCCAGTTCGGCGGCCCGCCAGGCGGCCTGCTCGCGCTCGTGCGCCCTGCGGTGTCGGGCGAGCTGGTTGTCCAGCACGGCCCGCCGCAGCATGAACTCCTGCTCGACCGGGTGCAGCCGAGGGTCCCAGCCGTTGCGGTGGGCGAGCGCGTCGGCCAGCTGCTCCGCCGAGAGCTCCCGCCGCTCGTGGGCCTCCCGGGCGACCCGGTGCAGGAAACGCTCCCGCTCGACGTACTCGGCTGGGGTCCTGGTGGTCTGCGGCAGCGGCATGGCGGCGGCGGCGCCGAGCCGGCGGACGCCCGCCTCCGCCGCCTGGGCGGCCTGCCAGGCCGCCTCGACCTCGTCCTGAGCGGCCAGCCACTCGGCGCGGCGGCGCTCCGCGGTGGTGGCGGCCCGGTCGGCGGCCACCGCGATCTCCTCGGCGTACCGGTCGCGTTCCCGCTTCTCGGCCGCGAACTCCAGCGTGCTGGGCATGGCCGCGCGGCGAATCCGGCCACCCACCACCGAACGGAAGCGGGACGGTCGGACGACCAGCCCGGCCACGGCGATCGCCGGGACCACGAGCAGGGCCAGCCAGATGACGGCGGCCTGGGGGACGTCGAGCATGACGGAGGAGAGCACGGTCTGCATCACCAGCACCTCACGGTGGGAACGATGTGGAGGACGGTCGGGTACCCGCTCGGCGGGCGCGGCACACAGGCCACGGCGTGGCGGCGTACCGGTTCCGGTGCGGCGGTCCCGCGCGGCCGAGCCGGCGCGGAAGTTGCCGCTGCTCAGCGGAGCGGCGGGCCCCGCCGGCCGACGGAATCCCGGCCGGGATCGGTCGACGGCACGCCGACCGGCGGAAGGTGTGGCACCCGGGCCCCGGCGGACCGGCCGACGGCCGGGACGACCGGTGGCGCGGAGTGCGCGACGGCTGACCCGAAGGAGCCGGACCGGTCGACGGTGGTGGCCGGGTCGACGGTGGTGGCCGGGCCGGGCCGGGCGGCTGCCGGCGCCGGGGCCGCGGACAGAGCCGCGCCCGCGTCCGCGGACAGAGCCGCGGCGGCGGCCGTCTGGAAGCTCGGGGAGACCGTCGTGGTCATCGGGATGCCGGCACCGATCGGGCCGCCGAGGCCGGCGGCGAGGACCAGGGCGGTGATCGCCAACCGGGTGATGCTG
Protein-coding sequences here:
- a CDS encoding MurR/RpiR family transcriptional regulator — protein: MSTDQPHEPHAVGVAALIRQRLGECSPAERRVARALLASYPAAGLGTVAALAERAEVSAPTVLRFLSRLGFGGYPEFQRALRDELAEREASPLTAYRAAERTGVPPEGALPRAAATLPEAVAGTLAELPQGELDAAVRLLADQQLRVTAAGGRFSGLLAHYLVLHLMQVRGGSRLLPRTPVERTDMLVDVGRRDLFALFDFRRYEEPTLELAREVTGRGAKVVLFTDRWLSPVAGLAEVVLPSRVESPSAYDSFVPSLALVETVVAAVIDRLGPVAGTRLKAMEAAQQAFGGA
- a CDS encoding DUF1232 domain-containing protein — translated: MDRTWLLVIAGVVLAAALVGAVLLAVRVVRTRRMLGALGVGGKVAFYGALIYTISPVDLLPDPIYLDDLGVLAGALIFLTRLVHRRRAEGRLPGGQDLPPQPDRLRRPVP
- a CDS encoding pyridoxamine 5'-phosphate oxidase family protein; translation: MAGDHRLDPRDERVTAFFRARHLATLTTLRADGTPHVVPVGVTFDAEAGLARVITSGSSAKARHVAAAGPDGTPVAVCQVDGRWWLTVEGRAVLRTDPEAVAEAERRYAERYRQPRPNPQRVVIEIAVTRLLGSLAPLPD
- a CDS encoding transporter substrate-binding domain-containing protein, translated to MRIRHFALLGAATALLATTAACGDSSSTAGSGDEIKPVSVTVEGVGEVTTDTALAGKVPADVRGRGTLTVATNAPYQPFIDFKVEGKNDAFKGLDYDLFQAASARLGLKATFTQQPFDGLVPGLQAAKYDAIAGGITDKKERQQVATFVDYSASGTGFLVKTGNPLAVKTVADLCGRKVAVQKASNQAKNLATYAKDSCAGKAIDIKEYPENPQAVQALIAGNVDVVAATKVNLVDTAASLTGRAELVEDASAPNGWLASPNGFGFLKANKELAEAYRAAVQSLIDDGTYTKILAQWKQEPIAIKQATIDQAID
- a CDS encoding cyanophycinase, giving the protein MPLNRLLTLGVGACTAVALSVPIAAAPASAAPNHHHRSGGSLVLVGGALADGNAEIYGDIVRLAGGAGKARIGIFTAAAPVPSEDPDAGTPDCNNSVCNGDYYADLFKTYGVADAQWIPIDLDHPKAAEDPKVVAQISSMTGFFFGGGDQYRYVTTMTRGDAQRDTPALAAVRRKLREGAVVAGTSAGAQIMAGRDMITGGSVDPGLRDGAKPGYFDDSSVLGYLPKGGFGFFTAGLVDTHFSRRGREARSIRLAVDTHHQRVFGLDENTALEVTGVGGRAQSLRVLGQRGVSVLDLRRARVTDNAGVWGVEGVRWSRLTAGDAYRANGWRPVLAAGKTRVTGTDGPCTVPPSDDVFYDYGLVGLAEGLAEQAGCDAVHGTSYEKDPQWAAELTRGKGFAAYRGSGVPLSFTGVVIGISPA
- a CDS encoding pre-peptidase C-terminal domain-containing protein; this translates as MSPSRNRRRLAVTAAASALLTLAPIGVTAAQAQVTRVRQGNTADVSRTAWSGPAYTMNGSGGIVTATMTRAIDAIRGGTGSIDVVIIAGSGTGTPECDVITGLAGVNSCTTLTLTAARDGNDSQVNADIRNAEFVYFAGGNQCNYVAWKGTALEASVESVVAKGGGVGGGSAGHHINSDIVYDACTASATSATALANPYDRSLTFTTGMFRWPNYANTINDSHFVTRDRMGRTMAFVARALKDGLATGGKAWGVGVEEGASLYIDKAGLATLSGPSAYVVLGDHQPEVAVSGQPLTYSNFKIWKLTSGQTYDFANRPTCGYYLKSVNAGVPSASLYSGTPVTDCSTTPPPPPPTGGSSYTEVEPNDSRSAANNVAGLTFPATLTGDMKASTDRDYYALTVNSGQTLSVSCAVPTAYDADLYLLDAKGSTVTRSVNDGAGTDESAALTRTASGSATYYVDVEAYTGSGTADYACTVTKS
- a CDS encoding M20 family metallopeptidase; protein product: MGPLLAAAGDRLAAYHDRLARLVAVDSGSGHVEGLRAAADLVQTWCLAAGMAVEREAVADPDGRPLGDVLVARHRGRGTRRILLAGHLDTVFPPGTAAARPFRVQDGRAYGPGVSDDKGGLLAGLAAVEVLTALGLDGYAELVLVCTPDEEIGSTGSRPLLRTLGAEADVALCLECARDNGDLVSARKGVADLEVTLRGRAAHAGIEPERGANALLAAARLTVALDALNGRWPGVTVNVGLLEAGGRPNVVADRARLLIDLRAWRTGEYEAALAEIRRLVAAPMVSGVRGELAVHAPTPPWEPGARGRRLTELAGKVGAGIGLPVSHTATGGCADANLLAEAGAAVLDGLGPVGGDDHSPAEWLDLDSVVPRVALLAGLVDEVCRPGQEL
- a CDS encoding C39 family peptidase, with the translated sequence MNPIFRNGMLSVAGLLVSGGVLAGPAVAAQAAPATAKPVTATKDAKSSKDAKSSKDAKSGKGERRAGYEYQAQPNFFYCGPASTRIALSAEGREVSQDELARKLGTTENGTDSALDITRVLNEYTGGKYRTTEIRDDVATREQVERLRADVRSAVDQGRPVVANILGGALDVDGVEHSYPGHYLTVVEYKDDGDTVLIADPASPNEPEYWMDVTELANWIAGRGYSS
- a CDS encoding amino acid ABC transporter permease translates to MTSDTDTVRVVPVRHYGRWATALLVVGLAALFLRALFDSPNLEPGTVREYLFKDYVLDGVVTTLWLTLLAMVLGTVGGVLLAVMRLSANPVLRGVSWAFIWVFRGTPLLVQIIFFGFLGALFPRLTLTVPFTGTVLFDKPTSVVVTGTVAAVLALSLNEMAYAAEVIRGGILAVDGGQTEAAAALGMSPALTLRRVVLPQAMRVIIPPMGNETITMLKSTALVSIIAGRDLMTAVQTVYQNNYKVIPLLVVAAIWYLALVSLLSAGQWLIERRFGRGFARGGVR
- a CDS encoding amino acid ABC transporter ATP-binding protein, which translates into the protein MTVTEQTPVTATRPMVRAEGVVKRYGPIEVLKGIDLDVAPGEVSCLLGPSGSGKSTFLRCINHLERIDGGQLSVDGELVGYRRHGGKLHELKAREVARRRRDIGMVFQRFNLFPHLTALGNVVEAPVRVLGTPRDKARDEAMRLLDRVGLADKAGNYPGQLSGGQQQRVAIARALAMHPKLMLFDEPTSALDPELVGEVLDVMKGLAAEGMTMIVVTHEMGFAREVADSVAFLDGGVVVEAGPPAEVLGNPRHDRTRAFLDKVL